From one Ferrovibrio sp. MS7 genomic stretch:
- a CDS encoding DUF3240 family protein: MTTQLACLTLLVPKAFEEKLADILLANPVAASAGFTIRDINAYGANIAYRTAMERVHGRVRGVEIVVIVQEAEAGAVLDEIKQAMPGRGVVYRLYTISDAGEI; this comes from the coding sequence ATGACAACGCAACTAGCATGTCTGACCCTTCTGGTGCCGAAGGCATTCGAGGAGAAGCTGGCTGATATCCTGCTGGCGAACCCGGTTGCTGCCAGCGCCGGCTTCACCATCCGCGATATCAACGCCTACGGCGCCAACATCGCCTATCGCACGGCCATGGAACGGGTCCATGGCCGGGTGCGGGGCGTGGAGATTGTCGTGATCGTGCAAGAAGCAGAGGCCGGTGCCGTGCTTGATGAGATCAAGCAGGCCATGCCGGGGCGCGGTGTCGTGTACCGGCTGTATACCATATCCGATGCAGGGGAAATCTGA